From one Gemmatimonadaceae bacterium genomic stretch:
- a CDS encoding Gfo/Idh/MocA family oxidoreductase — protein MTDAPSRRQFLGTSAAGAASLLLPTYIPRTWLFGGGTPPSRAITVAQVGCGRMGMEDLRGTIVHDLCRVVAVCDLDATRRTAAQAEVEQFYRARGEQRVAVQAYHDFHEVLARPDIDAVIITPPDHWHALLATHALLAGKDVYVQKPVTYDIEESVSLRATVRRTGRILQTGSQQRSSTPWQTFRIASEAVRNGRIGTLRTIRIGIGRDEPKGRPPVPQQVPAGFDYDTWLGPAPEQPYMEDRVHPQSGYGRPGWITTEDFGLGMITNWGAHHIDIAQWAMGMELSGPTRVSARADFMRRDVWTVHHGYHIEMEYATGATVILDDRYTNGLRFEGSDGWVFCARGDVPVTASDPRAATPDGAKALDASDPRLLTEPHPAGAVRWAPSDNHYRNWLEAIAARRDPVAPIEQSVRSLQACATAWISMKLGRPVVWDPRDESFPGDAAANALRRRQPRAPQYDAIRLALTK, from the coding sequence GTGACCGACGCCCCGTCGCGACGGCAGTTCCTGGGCACCTCCGCGGCCGGCGCGGCGTCGCTGCTGCTCCCCACGTACATCCCGCGAACCTGGCTGTTCGGCGGTGGCACGCCACCCAGCCGCGCCATCACCGTGGCGCAGGTTGGCTGCGGGCGGATGGGCATGGAGGACCTGCGCGGCACGATCGTGCACGACCTCTGCCGCGTGGTCGCGGTGTGTGACCTCGACGCCACCCGTCGTACCGCGGCGCAGGCCGAGGTCGAGCAGTTCTATCGCGCGCGGGGTGAGCAGCGCGTGGCGGTGCAGGCGTACCACGACTTCCACGAGGTGCTGGCCCGCCCCGACATCGATGCCGTGATCATCACGCCGCCCGATCACTGGCATGCGCTGCTGGCCACGCACGCGCTCCTGGCCGGCAAGGATGTGTACGTGCAGAAGCCGGTGACGTACGACATCGAGGAGTCGGTGTCGTTGCGGGCCACGGTGCGCCGGACGGGGCGCATCCTGCAGACCGGCAGCCAGCAGCGCTCGTCGACGCCCTGGCAGACCTTCCGCATCGCGAGCGAGGCAGTGCGGAACGGGCGCATCGGGACGCTCAGGACCATCCGCATCGGCATCGGTCGTGACGAGCCGAAGGGGCGCCCCCCGGTCCCACAGCAGGTGCCGGCCGGCTTCGACTACGACACCTGGCTCGGGCCGGCGCCGGAGCAGCCGTACATGGAGGACCGGGTGCACCCGCAGTCCGGGTACGGCCGGCCGGGGTGGATCACCACCGAGGACTTCGGGCTCGGCATGATCACCAACTGGGGCGCGCACCACATCGACATCGCGCAGTGGGCAATGGGCATGGAGCTCAGCGGGCCGACCCGGGTGAGTGCCCGCGCGGACTTCATGCGGCGCGACGTGTGGACGGTGCACCATGGCTACCACATCGAGATGGAGTATGCCACCGGCGCGACGGTGATCCTCGACGACCGGTACACCAACGGCCTGCGCTTCGAGGGCAGTGACGGCTGGGTGTTCTGCGCGCGCGGGGACGTGCCCGTCACGGCCAGCGACCCGCGTGCCGCCACGCCGGACGGCGCGAAAGCCCTCGACGCCAGTGATCCGCGCCTGCTCACGGAGCCACACCCGGCCGGCGCCGTGCGCTGGGCGCCGAGCGACAACCACTACCGGAACTGGCTCGAGGCGATCGCGGCGCGTCGCGACCCGGTCGCACCGATCGAGCAGTCGGTGCGCAGCCTGCAGGCCTGCGCGACGGCGTGGATCAGCATGAAGCTGGGCCGGCCGGTGGTCTGGGATCCCCGCGACGAGTCGTTCCCGGGGGACGCGGCGGCGAACGCACTGCGGCGGCGCCAGCCGCGCGCCCCGCAGTACGACGCGATCCGCCTCGCGCTCACGAAGTGA
- a CDS encoding glycoside hydrolase family 127 protein: MSHDRRTFLKATATTAAALALPAAADARAVTPPSAGATPKETERRLQRARPVPLDRVRLTGGPLLAAQQVTAKYLLALEPDRMLAYYRTRAGLAARAEPYTGWDGDGKNLTGHIAGHHLSGVSLMYEATGDRRFLDRANYIVQELDLVQQANRDGYLGAIGGLREAFAAVSTGDIRAASFDLNGLWSPWYTLHKTFAGLRDAYRHAGNARALQLEVGFAAWAEGVLAPMDDAQVQRMLNTEFGGMNEVLVDLYADTGEARWLALSRRFEHHAVIDPMRRHQDNLTGKHGNCQIPKLIGSAGRYGYTGDADDLIAASFFWDRVVRHHSYATGGHGLNEYFGQPDHLAARVDGRAAETCNVYNMLKLTRRLFAFRPDASYADFHERALFNHILASMDPSDGRMSYMVPVGRAEQQEYQDMQRDFTCCVGSGMESHALHAHGVWYESDDTVWLNQFVPSSARTTVKGARMDLTTSFPDGDSATIRVTLPAPATFTLMVRRPWWAGDGFTIAVNGTPLPQPPLASLTDLVAGGRAGGPGNESTEPSSSYVRITRQWRVGDLVTLSLPKALRLEPTPDDPTVSAIMWGPLALAADHGPRHPDTDNSAQTTPASVVPMLVSDTRAPEALLEPVTPTGDFRTRGVTRVPFATGAAAALTLAPFHRTHGKRYAVYFDVVTPAQYDARVAAMTAAREAEAAVLAATVGFVVLGDTASESAASYRSDPDTRPVARSEGRTQRNGAGWMSFTLPVSATKPTELVATYFVEPGLPAPLGPFDITGDGTLVAHYAPDHARAGFYRVRYPLPDAITRGKATVTFRLEAASGGKIAPVFELRTIAP, encoded by the coding sequence ATGTCCCACGATCGCCGCACGTTCCTGAAGGCCACGGCCACCACCGCGGCCGCGCTCGCCCTGCCGGCGGCGGCCGACGCGCGTGCGGTCACACCGCCCAGCGCCGGGGCCACACCGAAGGAGACGGAACGCCGTCTCCAGCGTGCCCGCCCGGTGCCGCTGGACCGCGTGCGCCTCACCGGCGGTCCGCTGCTCGCCGCCCAGCAGGTGACGGCGAAATACCTGCTCGCGCTCGAGCCGGACCGGATGCTGGCGTACTACCGCACCCGCGCCGGCCTCGCCGCACGCGCCGAGCCGTACACCGGGTGGGATGGCGACGGCAAGAACCTGACCGGCCACATCGCGGGGCATCATCTCTCCGGTGTGTCGCTGATGTACGAGGCGACAGGTGACCGGCGATTCCTGGACCGTGCGAACTACATCGTGCAGGAGCTGGACCTCGTGCAGCAGGCCAACCGCGATGGCTACCTCGGTGCGATCGGCGGGCTGCGGGAGGCGTTCGCGGCGGTGTCGACGGGCGACATCCGCGCCGCGTCGTTCGACCTCAACGGGCTCTGGTCGCCCTGGTACACGCTGCACAAGACGTTCGCCGGCCTGCGCGATGCGTACCGGCACGCCGGCAACGCGCGCGCGCTGCAGCTCGAGGTGGGCTTCGCGGCCTGGGCCGAGGGGGTGCTGGCCCCGATGGACGACGCCCAGGTGCAGCGGATGCTGAACACCGAGTTCGGTGGCATGAACGAGGTGCTGGTGGACCTCTACGCCGACACCGGCGAGGCGCGCTGGCTGGCGCTCTCGCGGCGATTCGAGCACCACGCCGTGATCGACCCGATGCGGCGGCACCAGGACAACCTCACGGGCAAGCATGGCAACTGCCAGATCCCGAAGCTGATCGGCTCGGCCGGCCGCTACGGCTACACCGGCGATGCCGACGACCTGATCGCGGCGTCGTTCTTCTGGGACCGGGTGGTACGCCACCACAGCTACGCCACCGGCGGCCATGGGCTGAACGAGTACTTCGGGCAGCCGGACCATCTCGCCGCGCGGGTGGACGGGCGCGCGGCCGAGACATGCAACGTGTACAACATGCTGAAGCTGACGCGGCGGCTGTTCGCGTTCCGGCCGGACGCGTCGTACGCCGACTTCCATGAGCGCGCGCTGTTCAACCACATCCTCGCCTCGATGGACCCGTCGGACGGGCGCATGTCGTACATGGTGCCGGTGGGCCGCGCCGAGCAGCAGGAGTACCAGGACATGCAGCGCGACTTCACCTGCTGCGTCGGGAGCGGCATGGAGAGCCACGCCCTGCACGCGCACGGCGTGTGGTACGAGTCCGACGACACGGTGTGGCTGAACCAGTTCGTGCCGTCGAGTGCACGCACGACGGTGAAGGGCGCGCGAATGGACCTCACGACGTCATTTCCCGATGGGGACAGCGCCACGATCCGGGTCACGCTGCCGGCGCCGGCCACCTTCACGCTGATGGTGCGGCGTCCGTGGTGGGCGGGAGACGGCTTCACGATCGCGGTGAACGGCACGCCGCTGCCCCAGCCGCCGCTGGCGTCACTGACGGACCTGGTGGCGGGTGGGCGCGCAGGCGGTCCCGGCAATGAGTCCACCGAGCCGTCCAGCAGCTACGTGCGCATCACGCGCCAGTGGCGCGTGGGCGACCTGGTCACGCTGTCGCTGCCGAAGGCGCTGCGGCTGGAGCCCACGCCGGACGACCCCACCGTGAGCGCGATCATGTGGGGCCCGCTGGCGCTGGCGGCCGACCACGGCCCGCGGCATCCCGACACCGACAACAGCGCGCAGACGACGCCGGCCAGCGTGGTGCCGATGCTGGTGAGCGACACCCGCGCGCCCGAGGCGCTGCTGGAGCCGGTGACCCCGACCGGTGACTTCCGCACACGCGGCGTGACCCGGGTGCCCTTCGCGACCGGCGCCGCCGCCGCGCTGACGCTGGCACCCTTCCACCGCACGCACGGCAAGCGCTACGCGGTGTACTTCGACGTGGTGACGCCCGCACAGTACGACGCGCGTGTTGCCGCGATGACCGCAGCGCGCGAGGCCGAGGCAGCGGTGCTGGCTGCGACGGTGGGCTTCGTGGTGCTGGGTGACACGGCCAGCGAGAGCGCCGCGTCGTACCGCAGCGACCCGGACACGCGCCCGGTTGCGCGCAGCGAGGGGCGCACGCAGCGCAACGGCGCGGGGTGGATGAGCTTCACGCTGCCGGTGAGCGCGACGAAGCCGACGGAGCTCGTCGCCACCTACTTCGTGGAGCCGGGCTTGCCGGCGCCGCTTGGCCCGTTCGACATCACGGGCGACGGCACGCTGGTGGCGCACTATGCGCCCGATCATGCGCGCGCCGGGTTCTACCGCGTGCGGTATCCGCTGCCCGATGCGATCACGCGCGGCAAGGCGACGGTGACGTTCAGGCTGGAGGCCGCCAGCGGCGGGAAGATCGCGCCGGTGTTCGAGCTGCGGACCATCGCCCCCTGA
- a CDS encoding DUF1080 domain-containing protein, producing the protein MRTRGHAVPTAYNGRHLRQAGLWSAVACAVAMDAGAQRAGEWRVLFDGRSLEGWHQCNGTARYEAADGTIIGRAVLGSPNSFLCTRDSFGDFILEYETQQDTELNGGVQIRSIVDPAVKEGRVHGYQVEIDPSPRRWTGGIYDESRRGWLHTLDSQPAAQRAFRRGQWNHFRVEAIGHSIRTWVNGVPAADILDDLTPRGIIALQVHNIGTDTAMAGAAIRFRNIRIRTANLPASRTPVRAGTPQYNHVANTLSPREHAEGWMLLWDGRTTAGWRGAKRTTFPDHGWAVRDGTLSVLGAEGKESADGGDIVTEAEYENFELQVEYRLTRGANSGIKYFVNTALNQGEGSAIGCEFQLLDDAVHPDAKLGLGGNRTNAGLYDLIPPVSQRVNGIGEWNRARIVVRGRHVEHWLNGFRTVAYERGTQQWRALVSHSKYAVWPAFGEARRGRILLQDHGNDVSFRSIKLRVLPAADTTGLR; encoded by the coding sequence ATGAGAACACGTGGCCACGCGGTGCCGACGGCGTACAACGGGAGGCATCTCCGTCAGGCTGGCCTCTGGTCCGCCGTGGCATGCGCGGTGGCCATGGATGCCGGGGCCCAGCGCGCCGGCGAATGGCGTGTCCTGTTCGACGGCCGGTCGCTTGAGGGATGGCACCAGTGCAACGGCACCGCACGATACGAGGCGGCCGATGGCACCATCATCGGGCGCGCCGTGCTCGGATCACCGAACAGCTTTCTCTGCACGCGCGACAGCTTCGGCGACTTCATCCTCGAGTACGAGACGCAGCAGGATACCGAACTCAACGGTGGCGTGCAGATCCGCAGCATCGTCGACCCCGCCGTGAAGGAGGGTCGCGTGCACGGCTACCAGGTGGAGATCGATCCGTCGCCACGGCGCTGGACCGGCGGCATCTATGACGAATCGCGCCGCGGATGGCTGCATACGCTGGACAGCCAGCCCGCCGCGCAGCGGGCGTTCCGGCGCGGCCAGTGGAATCACTTCCGCGTGGAGGCCATCGGCCACTCCATCCGCACCTGGGTGAACGGTGTCCCCGCCGCTGACATCCTCGACGACCTCACTCCGCGTGGCATCATCGCGCTGCAGGTGCACAACATCGGCACCGACACCGCGATGGCCGGCGCGGCGATCCGGTTCCGCAACATCCGTATCCGCACGGCGAACCTCCCCGCGTCCCGCACCCCCGTGCGTGCCGGCACGCCGCAGTACAACCACGTCGCCAACACCCTGTCCCCGCGGGAGCACGCCGAGGGCTGGATGCTGCTGTGGGATGGGCGGACCACCGCCGGCTGGCGCGGCGCCAAGCGCACCACCTTCCCCGACCACGGCTGGGCCGTGCGCGACGGCACGCTCTCCGTGCTGGGCGCCGAGGGAAAGGAGTCGGCCGATGGCGGCGACATCGTGACCGAGGCCGAGTACGAGAACTTCGAGCTGCAGGTGGAGTACCGGCTCACCCGCGGCGCGAACAGTGGCATCAAGTACTTCGTGAACACCGCCCTGAACCAGGGCGAGGGAAGCGCGATCGGCTGCGAGTTCCAGCTCCTCGACGATGCGGTGCACCCGGATGCGAAGCTCGGGCTGGGTGGCAACCGCACCAACGCCGGCCTCTACGACCTCATCCCGCCGGTCAGCCAGCGCGTCAACGGCATCGGCGAATGGAACCGCGCCCGCATCGTGGTGCGCGGCCGCCACGTGGAGCACTGGCTGAACGGCTTCCGCACGGTGGCGTACGAGCGCGGCACGCAGCAGTGGCGCGCACTGGTCAGCCACAGCAAGTACGCCGTCTGGCCCGCATTCGGCGAGGCGCGCCGCGGCCGCATCCTCCTGCAGGACCACGGCAACGACGTCTCCTTCCGCTCGATCAAGCTGCGCGTGCTGCCAGCCGCCGACACCACGGGGCTCCGGTGA
- a CDS encoding GntR family transcriptional regulator yields the protein MLPFDVSIAPGDSPYRQVVYAATKAILGGVLVPGDAFPSVRELSQALKINPNTAQKVVAELVRDGLLVVQPGVGTLVARAPKGHADERRRLLAAGVEALLVEARRLGVDVADLHDAVDAQWGRLFGDEGARPVPQARSGTSAARRRA from the coding sequence ATGCTCCCCTTCGACGTCAGCATCGCCCCCGGCGACTCGCCGTACCGGCAGGTCGTCTACGCCGCCACCAAGGCCATCCTCGGCGGCGTGCTGGTGCCGGGCGATGCGTTCCCGTCGGTGCGGGAACTCAGTCAGGCGCTCAAGATCAATCCGAACACGGCGCAGAAAGTGGTGGCGGAGCTGGTGCGCGACGGCCTGCTCGTGGTGCAGCCGGGCGTGGGCACGCTGGTGGCGCGGGCGCCGAAGGGCCATGCCGACGAGCGCCGTCGGTTGCTGGCGGCGGGGGTCGAGGCACTGCTGGTGGAGGCGCGCCGGCTGGGCGTGGATGTGGCCGACCTGCACGATGCCGTCGACGCGCAGTGGGGTCGACTCTTCGGCGACGAGGGCGCGCGTCCGGTGCCGCAGGCACGCAGTGGCACGAGCGCGGCCCGGCGGCGCGCATGA
- a CDS encoding VIT family protein: MLVHTEGHRTSHIGWLRAAVLGANDGLISTSSLVVGVAAAQSDRAPVLLAALAGLVAGALSMAAGEYVSVSSQSDTEMADMERERKELEMQPDFERAELTAIYEARGLTRELAAQVADQLMAKDALGAHLRDELGHSEMTKARPIQAALSSAAAFAVGALPPLLIVLFVPLASVSLAVTGVTIALLVGLGALAAWMGGAPMLRGAVRVTFWGAVAMGATALVGRLFGTSVG; the protein is encoded by the coding sequence ATGCTCGTCCACACCGAAGGACACAGGACCTCGCACATCGGCTGGCTTCGCGCCGCCGTGCTGGGCGCGAACGATGGCCTGATCTCCACCAGCAGCCTCGTGGTCGGCGTCGCGGCGGCACAGTCGGATCGGGCGCCGGTGCTGCTGGCAGCCCTCGCCGGCCTGGTGGCCGGCGCACTGTCGATGGCGGCCGGAGAGTACGTGTCAGTCAGCTCGCAGTCGGACACCGAGATGGCCGACATGGAGCGCGAGCGGAAGGAACTCGAGATGCAGCCCGACTTCGAGCGCGCGGAGCTGACGGCGATCTACGAGGCGCGCGGCCTCACCAGGGAGCTCGCCGCACAGGTCGCCGACCAGCTCATGGCGAAGGACGCACTCGGCGCGCACCTGCGTGATGAACTCGGACACTCGGAGATGACGAAGGCCCGACCCATCCAGGCCGCACTCTCGTCGGCGGCGGCCTTCGCCGTCGGTGCGTTGCCACCACTGCTGATCGTCCTGTTCGTGCCGCTGGCCTCGGTCTCGCTCGCAGTGACCGGGGTCACGATCGCACTGCTGGTGGGCCTCGGTGCACTGGCAGCCTGGATGGGCGGCGCGCCGATGCTGCGGGGTGCCGTCCGTGTCACCTTCTGGGGCGCTGTGGCGATGGGCGCAACGGCCCTCGTGGGTCGCCTCTTCGGGACATCCGTCGGATGA
- a CDS encoding Gfo/Idh/MocA family oxidoreductase, protein MTDSSAESTVVASSRRTFIKQSAAAVTGATLGAALPPAAQAQGGQRRVAPSDQVNLAVIGAKGMGWSDARSHLKIPGVNLVALADVDRSVLTQRSEDARKLKGTVPRTYDDYRKMLESKDIDAVIVGTPDHWHCLAMVESLAAGKHVYVEKPIAHTIEECQVMQAATRRYGKMVQVGQWQRSGTHYANAIEYVRSGKLGKIRVVKVWAYQGWMKPVAVQPDSAPPAGVNYAMWLGPAPKRPFNPNRFHFNFRWFWDYAGGLMTDWGVHEIDIALYAMNVSAPKSVVASGGKFAYPDDASETPDTLQAVFEYDGFTMLWEHATGIDGGPYGRPEGIAFVGNNGTLVVNRGGWEVLPEVVTVDGVRGYRTPALPMQYNNEEILDRHTLNFVEAIRKNDASGLACGIDTGSVAAINASMGNIALRTGRKVHWDAAAGRFTGDAEANAMIGARYQNGYVLPTV, encoded by the coding sequence GTGACCGACTCCTCAGCCGAGAGCACCGTCGTGGCTTCCTCCCGTCGCACCTTCATCAAGCAGTCGGCCGCCGCCGTGACCGGCGCCACGCTCGGCGCCGCCCTGCCGCCGGCCGCGCAGGCCCAGGGCGGCCAGCGTCGCGTGGCACCGTCGGACCAGGTCAACCTGGCCGTGATCGGCGCCAAGGGCATGGGCTGGAGCGATGCGCGCTCGCACCTGAAGATCCCCGGCGTGAACCTCGTGGCACTGGCCGACGTGGACCGCAGCGTGCTCACGCAGCGTTCCGAGGATGCGCGCAAGCTGAAGGGCACCGTGCCGCGCACGTATGACGACTACCGGAAGATGCTCGAGTCGAAGGACATCGATGCGGTGATCGTCGGCACGCCCGACCACTGGCACTGCCTGGCGATGGTGGAGTCGCTGGCGGCGGGCAAGCATGTGTACGTGGAGAAGCCCATCGCGCACACGATCGAGGAGTGCCAGGTGATGCAGGCGGCGACGCGTCGCTACGGGAAGATGGTGCAGGTGGGCCAGTGGCAGCGCAGCGGCACGCACTACGCGAACGCGATCGAGTACGTGCGCTCGGGGAAGCTGGGGAAGATCCGGGTGGTGAAGGTGTGGGCGTACCAGGGGTGGATGAAGCCCGTGGCGGTGCAGCCGGACAGCGCGCCGCCGGCGGGGGTGAACTACGCCATGTGGCTGGGCCCCGCGCCGAAGCGGCCGTTCAACCCCAACCGCTTCCACTTCAACTTCCGCTGGTTCTGGGACTATGCCGGCGGCCTGATGACCGACTGGGGGGTGCACGAGATCGACATCGCGCTCTATGCGATGAACGTCAGCGCGCCGAAGTCGGTGGTGGCGAGCGGTGGCAAGTTCGCGTATCCCGACGATGCCAGCGAGACGCCGGACACGCTGCAGGCGGTGTTCGAGTACGACGGCTTCACGATGTTGTGGGAGCACGCCACGGGCATCGACGGCGGGCCGTACGGGCGGCCCGAGGGGATCGCGTTCGTGGGCAACAACGGCACGCTGGTGGTGAACCGCGGCGGGTGGGAAGTGCTGCCCGAGGTGGTGACGGTGGATGGCGTCCGCGGGTACCGGACGCCGGCGTTGCCGATGCAGTACAACAACGAGGAGATCCTGGACCGGCACACGCTGAACTTCGTGGAGGCGATCCGGAAGAACGATGCGTCGGGGCTGGCGTGCGGCATCGACACCGGGAGCGTGGCGGCGATCAACGCCTCGATGGGCAACATTGCGCTGCGGACGGGGCGGAAGGTGCACTGGGATGCGGCCGCCGGGCGGTTCACGGGGGACGCCGAGGCGAACGCGATGATCGGGGCGCGGTACCAGAACGGGTACGTGCTGCCGACGGTGTGA
- a CDS encoding methyl-accepting chemotaxis protein — MAFPGFGSSAALTKLQAAFTEVKERSDVLDDACGVGLWAAVLHNADALDPRSTWVWSPEFRRLIGYSSAADFPDVCQSWSDKLHPDDVPATFAAFGGHLTDTSGRARYDVTYRLKMKDGVYRWFRATGGCKHSADGRTIRACGSLTYIHEQKLVEEKIARDAAQNEVVIAALAEGLTALADGNLLHRITADFPPAAQSLKASFNTSMERLHATIAQVSAASSEVRNAGGEITNASRSLADGATRQASSLADVSLNLDELTSMAGTNAEHARRANMLAEEARAHATDGEARMETLTAAMRDIKASTQETARIIKTINEIAFQTNLLALNAAVEAARAGDAGRGFAVVADEVRALALRAATASQSTEEMIEKSVAATERGVVLNDEVLGSLQKISGQIAQVVTVASEIATASVSQVESVTQITHAVAQVNTITQQVAASAEESASAAEELNAQAATLNDTVSTFELDVAEAHNVGRGRPPRRHQAVARSRPPAYAG, encoded by the coding sequence ATGGCATTCCCCGGATTCGGCAGTTCAGCGGCGCTCACGAAGCTCCAGGCGGCGTTCACCGAGGTGAAGGAACGCTCCGACGTGCTCGACGATGCCTGCGGTGTGGGGCTCTGGGCGGCGGTGCTCCACAACGCCGACGCGCTCGACCCGCGCAGCACGTGGGTCTGGTCACCGGAGTTCCGCCGGCTGATCGGCTACAGCAGCGCGGCGGACTTCCCCGACGTCTGCCAGTCGTGGTCGGACAAGCTGCACCCCGATGACGTGCCGGCCACCTTCGCCGCGTTCGGGGGCCACCTCACCGACACGTCGGGCAGGGCCCGCTACGACGTGACGTACCGCCTGAAGATGAAGGACGGTGTGTACCGCTGGTTCCGGGCCACCGGCGGCTGCAAGCACTCGGCAGACGGCCGGACCATCCGTGCCTGCGGCTCGCTCACGTACATCCACGAGCAGAAGCTGGTGGAGGAGAAGATCGCGCGTGACGCGGCGCAGAACGAGGTCGTGATCGCGGCGCTGGCGGAGGGGCTCACCGCGCTCGCCGATGGCAACCTGCTGCATCGCATCACCGCCGACTTCCCCCCGGCCGCGCAGTCGCTGAAGGCGAGCTTCAACACCTCGATGGAGCGGCTGCACGCCACGATCGCGCAGGTGAGTGCGGCCTCGTCCGAGGTGCGCAACGCCGGCGGGGAGATCACCAACGCCAGCCGCTCGCTGGCCGACGGCGCCACCCGCCAGGCCTCGAGCCTTGCCGACGTCTCACTGAACCTCGATGAGCTCACGTCGATGGCGGGCACCAATGCCGAGCATGCGCGCAGGGCGAACATGCTGGCCGAGGAGGCACGTGCCCACGCCACCGATGGCGAGGCGCGGATGGAGACCCTCACGGCCGCCATGCGCGACATCAAGGCCTCCACCCAGGAGACGGCGCGCATCATCAAGACGATCAACGAGATCGCGTTCCAGACCAACCTGCTGGCGCTGAATGCGGCGGTCGAGGCGGCGCGTGCCGGTGATGCGGGGCGTGGCTTCGCGGTCGTCGCTGACGAGGTGCGTGCCCTGGCCCTGCGGGCGGCGACCGCGTCGCAGAGCACCGAGGAGATGATCGAGAAGAGCGTGGCCGCCACCGAGCGCGGTGTCGTGCTCAACGACGAGGTGCTCGGCAGCCTGCAGAAGATCTCGGGCCAGATCGCGCAGGTGGTGACCGTGGCCAGCGAGATCGCGACGGCGAGCGTGAGCCAGGTGGAGAGCGTGACGCAGATCACGCACGCGGTGGCGCAGGTGAACACGATCACGCAGCAGGTGGCGGCCAGCGCCGAGGAGTCGGCGAGCGCGGCCGAGGAGCTGAACGCGCAGGCGGCCACGCTGAACGACACGGTGTCGACGTTCGAGCTCGATGTGGCGGAGGCACACAACGTCGGGCGCGGTCGACCGCCGCGTCGTCACCAGGCGGTGGCGCGGTCACGCCCGCCGGCGTACGCGGGCTGA
- a CDS encoding pyridoxamine 5'-phosphate oxidase family protein has translation MRRFLSGLCAAVIAPALLALPTRVAAQRGRPAPDSATRAAVDSFVVTMRDMAAWAVQTPAAHIPVGGLLDAAGNVSSVVGSGKEEPYTREPALVEFRTLLGAAGRTQRSPAIGLGYRIRRTTPSGPQADAIMVEFEHRSGYRANVIFPFTRTEAGDVVFETEQFMAGTLRELAPKRDVAAVTRTRPLVVPPAAAEGDFQVITSGTTRLEQVARLIVRAAPYPTFITTDATGRPQARTVQPLAPDSTWTVWFATNPRTRKVTEIQRDPRVVLHYFDQATLSYVSLIGRARVVRDRATKAAHWTPAWDAFYPDRDASVVLIAVQAEQLEVVSSTLGVSGDSATWRPPTLRVQPTRPVRARPR, from the coding sequence ATGCGTCGCTTCCTCTCCGGCCTCTGCGCCGCCGTCATCGCACCCGCACTGCTCGCGCTCCCGACGCGCGTCGCGGCCCAGCGCGGCCGCCCCGCCCCCGACTCGGCCACCCGCGCGGCGGTGGACTCGTTCGTGGTCACGATGCGCGACATGGCGGCGTGGGCCGTGCAGACGCCGGCGGCACACATCCCCGTCGGCGGCCTGCTCGATGCCGCGGGCAACGTGTCGTCGGTGGTCGGCAGCGGCAAGGAAGAGCCGTACACACGCGAGCCGGCGCTGGTGGAGTTCCGCACACTGCTCGGCGCCGCGGGTCGTACGCAGCGCAGCCCGGCGATCGGACTGGGCTACCGCATCCGGCGCACCACGCCGTCCGGTCCGCAGGCCGACGCCATCATGGTGGAGTTCGAGCATCGCAGCGGGTATCGCGCGAACGTGATCTTCCCGTTCACACGCACCGAGGCGGGTGACGTGGTCTTCGAGACGGAGCAGTTCATGGCCGGAACTCTGCGCGAGCTCGCGCCGAAGCGTGACGTGGCAGCCGTCACGCGCACGCGGCCACTCGTCGTACCTCCTGCAGCGGCCGAGGGCGACTTCCAGGTCATCACCAGCGGCACCACGCGCCTCGAGCAGGTCGCGCGCCTCATCGTGCGGGCTGCGCCGTACCCCACCTTCATCACCACCGACGCCACCGGGCGCCCGCAGGCGCGCACCGTGCAGCCGCTGGCGCCCGACAGCACGTGGACCGTCTGGTTCGCCACCAACCCGCGCACCCGCAAGGTGACCGAGATCCAGCGTGACCCGCGCGTGGTGCTGCACTACTTCGACCAGGCCACGCTGAGCTACGTCTCGCTCATCGGCCGCGCCCGCGTGGTGCGCGACCGCGCCACCAAGGCCGCGCACTGGACGCCCGCCTGGGACGCGTTCTATCCCGACCGTGACGCCAGCGTGGTGCTCATCGCCGTCCAGGCCGAGCAGCTGGAGGTCGTGAGCTCCACGCTCGGCGTGAGTGGCGACTCGGCCACGTGGCGGCCGCCGACCCTGCGCGTGCAGCCAACCCGTCCCGTGCGGGCACGCCCGCGCTGA